The Paenibacillus spongiae nucleotide sequence GGAGCGCGGCTTGCCCATCTGGGGTCGCTGGCGATGATCGGCGTTGCCGGGCTGGTCGGCCTGATTCTTGCCGCGCCTTACCGGCTGCAGCGGATAACGGCCTTTCTCGATCCGTGGGCGGACCCGCTCGGAGCGGGCTATCAGTCGATTCAATCGCTGTACGCCATCGGGCCGGGAGGGCTGGTCGGGCTCGGACTCGGCATGAGCCGGCAAAAGTTCAATTATCTTCCCGAGCCGCAGACCGACTTTATCTTCTCGATCGTGGCGGAGGAGCTCGGATTCATCGGCGGCGCAACGATTATTATTCTATTCGGGATACTCGTTTGGCGCGGTATGCGTACGGCTATTGCCGCTCCCGATACGTTCGGCAGCCTGCTGGCTGTCGGCATCGTCGGCATCGTGGCCGTGCAGGTTTTCATTAACATCGGCGTCGTCATCGGCATGATGCCGGTAACCGGCATTACATTGCCGCTCGTCAGCTATGGCGGATCATCGCTGACGCTGCTTTTGACATCGCTTGGCATTTTGCTTAATATATCCCGTTATTCGAGGTGACCTTTTCATGCGTATTGTATTGACCGGCGGCGGAACCGGCGGCCACATTTATCCGGCATTAGCGATCGGCAAGCAGGCGGAGGAGGAGGATCCCGGCACGTCCCTCCTCTATATCGGGACACCGAAGGGAATGGAGAGCCGAATCGTGCCCGAGCACGGGGTCAAATTCGAATCGGTTGAAATTACGGGTTTCAGAAGAAAGCTGTCGCTTGAAAATTTCAAGACGGTCATGCGTTTTCTTAGAGGAGTCCGGCGTTCGAAGGAGCTGCTCCGCAGCTTCAAGCCGGATGTCGTGGTCGGAACTGGCGGTTATGTATGCGGTCCTGTCGTGTACGCGGCAGCGAAGCTGGGGATCCCGACGATCATTCATGAACAGAATGCGGATCCCGGATTGACGAATAAATTTCTAGCCCGCTATGTAGACTGCGTAGCGGTCAGCTTCAAGGAATCGATACCTTCTTTCAATAAAGCCAAGCGGATTGTCCACACGGGTAATCCTTGCGCGTCGAATGTCGTCCGCGCAAACCGGGAGAAAGGCTACGCCTCGTTAGGTCTTCCGCTGGGAAGCCGAATCGTGCTCATGGTTGGCGGAAGCCGCGGCGCGAAGGCGATGAATGATGCGATGGTGGACATGGGGCCTCTGCTTCAGCGGCTGCCTAACGTCCACTTTGTGTTTGTAACAGGAGAAAGCTACTATGAGCAGACGATGGAACGGATGAAGAAGGTTATACCGAAACTATCCAATTATATCCACGTGCTGCCGTATTTGCATAATATGCCGGAGGTGCTGGCGGCAACGACGCTCGTCGTCAGCCGTTCCGGCGCTTCATCTCTTGCCGAGGTGACGGCTTTGGGCATACCTTCCATTCTTATCCCGTCACCGAACGTGACGAACAACCATCAAGAGGCAAATGCGCGAAGCATAGCGGATGCCGGGGCAGCAGAAATGATTGTGGAGCGGAACTTGAACGGGGAGATGCTGTTCGAGCGCATTCAAGCGATCATGACGGATCCTGGCCGCCTTGCAAGCATGGGGAAAGCTTCGCATTCCCTAGGCATTCCGCAATCGGCGTCGCTGATTAACGGCGAGCTGATCAAGCTCGTCAAGAAGAGATAGCTCATCATATGGGCGATTGTCACACACCTGTGCGCGAGGGCATAGTATACCCTATAATCGTGACCGTCACCCGGCGGGCCCGCAAGCACGGATGCGTTAGCGGGCTGCCCGGTCCGGCAACGCGCTTCTAGGGTCTTTTGACAATCGCTGTAGCATAAGGAGGTACGACAGATGGAACAGTTTATAGCGGAATTGAAGCAGACGCAAGTCGGCGATGTTTTCCTGCAGAAATCACTCGCAGAATATACGACATGGAAAATTGGCGGACCGGCCGATGTCCTCGTTATTCCGGGCAGCAAGGAACATCTTGTCTCGCTTATCCGATTGCTGCGCAAGCATGGCATGCCGTGGACCAAAATCGGCCGCGGTTCCAATATGCTCATAAGCGATAAAGGGATTCGGGGAGTCGTTATCAAACCGGGCAAAGAATTCGATTATGTGCAGTTCGACGGCACGCACGTCCATGCGGGCGCCGCGTATTCCTTCATCAAGCTGTCCGTGATGGCGGGCAAGGAAGGACTGACCGGCCTGGAGTTTGCAGGGGGGATTCCGGGAGCGGTCGGAGGAGCCGTCTATATGAACGCGGGCGCCCACGGGTCGGATGTGTCCCGTATTTTCAAATCAGCCGAGATTGTACTGGAAACAGGGGAATTGGTTCACTATGGTCCAGAGGATATGAAATTCTCTTACCGGCATTCGGTGCTTCACGAGCAGCCTGGAATCGTCGTCGGCGCGACGTTCGAGCTTCAGGAAGGCGACAAGGATGGAATCGCGGCAACGATGGCTGAATACAAAGCCCGGCGGCTGCGTACGCAGCCGCTGCATCTGGCTTGCGCGGGCAGCGTATTCCGCAATCCGCCTCACGACTTTGCCGCGCGGCTCATTCAAGAAGCAGGCCTGAAGGGGCTTCGGTCCGGCGGTGCCGTGGTTTCGACACAGCATGCCAATTTCATTGTGAATACCGGGCAGGCGACAGCTGATGACGTCCTCACCCTCATGGCAACTATTAAAAGCACCGTGAAAGACCGTTTCGGAATTGATCTGGTGCCAGAGGTATTGGTGGTGGGTGAGCGGTAATTTGGAGGTGATACATTGGACAAATTGGTGATTGAAGGCGGGAAACCTCTCTCAGGAACCATTGTTATCCAAGGAGCGAAAAATGCCGCTTTGCCGATTCTGGCCGCCAGCTTGCTGGTGGATGGAAAAGTGACGATCGATCATGTGCCAAGGCTGCTCGACATCGACGTGATGTTAAACATTCTGCGAGATCTCGGCTGCAGAGCGGAGCACAAGGACGAAACCGTCATGCTGGATACATCCGGCGCCAACTCGTCGCACGTCCCGGAAGCGCTCATGCGTCAAATGCGCTCTTCTATCTTTTTAATGGGACCGCTTCTGGCTAGATTCGGTGAGGTAACGATTTACCAGCCGGGAGGCTGTGCGATCGGAGAGCGGAAGATCGATCTGCACCTGCAAGGGCTGATCGCGCTCGGAGCGCAAATCGAAGAAGAGGGAAGCCGCATTATCTGTTATTCCAAACGGCTTAGAGGAGCGGAAGTTCACTTGGACTTCCCGAGCGTTGGCGCGACGGAGAACATCATGATGGCCGCCGTTCTGGCAGAGGGGTTTACGACCATCAGCAATGCCGCCCGCGAGCCTGAAATTCAGGATTTACAGCGTTTTCTCAATACGATGGGCGCGAAGATCATCGGCGCCGGCACGGATACCATAACGATTGAAGGGGTCGAGAAGCTGACGCCCTGCCGGTATCAAGTCATTCCGGACCGTATCGTGACCGGAACCGTTATGGTAGCGGCTGCGGCGACGCGCGGTCAAGTAACGCTGCAGAATACGAATCCGGCCCACCTGACATCGCTGATTCATGTGCTTAGGCGCGCCGGTGTTCAAATTATAGTTGACGGTGATATAATTAAAGTAGGCAGCTCAACCCGTCCGAAAGCGATCGACCGCATCGTTACCTCGCCTTATCCGGCCTTTCCGACCGATTTGCAATCGCAGGTGATGGTGCTGCAGGCGCTCGCCGATGGGGTAAGCATTATGAAGGAAACGATTTTTGAAGGGCGCTTCAAGCATGTCGACGAATTATCCCGCATGGGAGCGGATATCCGGGTCGATCTGAATGCGGCGGTCATACGCGGCGTGCCCCGTTTGTATGGGGCGACTGTGGAGGCAACCGATCTTCGGGCGGGAGCCGCCCTCGTAATAGCGGGTTTGGCCGCACACGGAAAGACGGTAGTTGAGCAGGTGCATCATATCGACCGCGGGTACGACCGGATTGAAGCGATGCTTGGCCGGCTCGGAGCGCGCATATCGCGTTATTCCGAGGTGCCGGACAATACCATCATTATTCCTTAAGCAGCTATTTCGAACAAGTGAAGGATCATTTCCGCAAACGGCGATGTTAGCCAGCAAACGTTCATCCGCATCCATTGCGGCGGTTGCCCGGCCGTACAGCTTGCCGTTTTGCGTT carries:
- the spoVE gene encoding stage V sporulation protein E, which codes for MVKARSAPDVWMIVSIFLILAIGLVMVYSASAVLAFHEFGDKFYYVKRQLLFAALGIGAMFVTMNADYWVWKKWSKAGLIACFVLLVLVLVPGIGVVRGGARSWLGISSFGIQPSEFMKLAMVIFLAKLLSERQQTVTLFLKGLLPPLGILGVAFGMIMLQPDLGSGAVMVGASMLVIYTAGARLAHLGSLAMIGVAGLVGLILAAPYRLQRITAFLDPWADPLGAGYQSIQSLYAIGPGGLVGLGLGMSRQKFNYLPEPQTDFIFSIVAEELGFIGGATIIILFGILVWRGMRTAIAAPDTFGSLLAVGIVGIVAVQVFINIGVVIGMMPVTGITLPLVSYGGSSLTLLLTSLGILLNISRYSR
- the murG gene encoding undecaprenyldiphospho-muramoylpentapeptide beta-N-acetylglucosaminyltransferase produces the protein MRIVLTGGGTGGHIYPALAIGKQAEEEDPGTSLLYIGTPKGMESRIVPEHGVKFESVEITGFRRKLSLENFKTVMRFLRGVRRSKELLRSFKPDVVVGTGGYVCGPVVYAAAKLGIPTIIHEQNADPGLTNKFLARYVDCVAVSFKESIPSFNKAKRIVHTGNPCASNVVRANREKGYASLGLPLGSRIVLMVGGSRGAKAMNDAMVDMGPLLQRLPNVHFVFVTGESYYEQTMERMKKVIPKLSNYIHVLPYLHNMPEVLAATTLVVSRSGASSLAEVTALGIPSILIPSPNVTNNHQEANARSIADAGAAEMIVERNLNGEMLFERIQAIMTDPGRLASMGKASHSLGIPQSASLINGELIKLVKKR
- the murB gene encoding UDP-N-acetylmuramate dehydrogenase, yielding MEQFIAELKQTQVGDVFLQKSLAEYTTWKIGGPADVLVIPGSKEHLVSLIRLLRKHGMPWTKIGRGSNMLISDKGIRGVVIKPGKEFDYVQFDGTHVHAGAAYSFIKLSVMAGKEGLTGLEFAGGIPGAVGGAVYMNAGAHGSDVSRIFKSAEIVLETGELVHYGPEDMKFSYRHSVLHEQPGIVVGATFELQEGDKDGIAATMAEYKARRLRTQPLHLACAGSVFRNPPHDFAARLIQEAGLKGLRSGGAVVSTQHANFIVNTGQATADDVLTLMATIKSTVKDRFGIDLVPEVLVVGER
- the murA gene encoding UDP-N-acetylglucosamine 1-carboxyvinyltransferase, whose protein sequence is MDKLVIEGGKPLSGTIVIQGAKNAALPILAASLLVDGKVTIDHVPRLLDIDVMLNILRDLGCRAEHKDETVMLDTSGANSSHVPEALMRQMRSSIFLMGPLLARFGEVTIYQPGGCAIGERKIDLHLQGLIALGAQIEEEGSRIICYSKRLRGAEVHLDFPSVGATENIMMAAVLAEGFTTISNAAREPEIQDLQRFLNTMGAKIIGAGTDTITIEGVEKLTPCRYQVIPDRIVTGTVMVAAAATRGQVTLQNTNPAHLTSLIHVLRRAGVQIIVDGDIIKVGSSTRPKAIDRIVTSPYPAFPTDLQSQVMVLQALADGVSIMKETIFEGRFKHVDELSRMGADIRVDLNAAVIRGVPRLYGATVEATDLRAGAALVIAGLAAHGKTVVEQVHHIDRGYDRIEAMLGRLGARISRYSEVPDNTIIIP